From the genome of Gorilla gorilla gorilla isolate KB3781 chromosome 4, NHGRI_mGorGor1-v2.1_pri, whole genome shotgun sequence, one region includes:
- the LOC134758424 gene encoding LOW QUALITY PROTEIN: large ribosomal subunit protein mL50-like (The sequence of the model RefSeq protein was modified relative to this genomic sequence to represent the inferred CDS: substituted 2 bases at 2 genomic stop codons): MAGRSVPGITRRVFMWTVSGTTRREFGSRSRKEKLPVVAETEEVKKEPTAVCPPSXSXGYSPPGDLQSLLESYVKEAFGSSLPGNWHDISQEDGHLKFNLLAHLADGLGHVVSNSRLHQMCGVRDVLDFYNVPIQDRPKFDELGASNLPPSLKITWSYTKQFGRETH, translated from the coding sequence ATGGCGGGGCGATCTGTGCCTGGCATTACCAGAAGAGTCTTCATGTGGACAGTCTCAGGGACAACACGTAGAGAATTTGGGTCTCGATCCAGAAAAGAGAAACTGCCAGTGGTTGCTGAGACAGAAGAGGTGAAAAAGGAACCTACTGCAGTGTGTCCACCCTCATGAAGCTGAGGATACTCACCACCTGGAGATCTCCAGAGTCTTTTGGAATCTTATGTTAAAGAAGCTTTTGGTTCATCTCTTCCTGGTAATTGGCATGACATCTCCCAGGAAGACGGTCATCTAAAGTTCAATCTCTTGGCACATTTAGCTGATGGCCTGGGTCATGTAGTCTCTAACTCCAGACTCCACCAGATGTGCGGGGTTAGAGATGTTCTTGATTTCTATAATGTCCCTATTCAAGACAGACCTAAATTTGATGAACTCGGTGCCAGTAATCTGCCCCCTAGTTTGAAAATCACTTGGAGTTATACTAAGCAATTCGGAAGAGAAACACattga